One window from the genome of Castellaniella sp. MT123 encodes:
- a CDS encoding lipid II flippase MurJ produces MRSLRHRLTNLHADHRRIALGAARVAFFLLMGKAVGAFKEMAVAYRYGISEVVDAYQFTLTLANWLPVTLVGACSVVLIPALVRSRQGESARHGRFLSELQAWTLGLGAVIALALVLAWPLVLDVAGQGLTPAVRDMSSLLILGFAPAALFTVWTGLSAARLRAHERHINTLLDSVPALMILVWVLAAPAGAGVMPLLWGTLLGYALQSFLQARLARRADGVPAWPRLSRQAPQWSSLAAAAGIMLVGQLAMSFVGPIDQYTAAQLGQNANATLGYAARLLSLMIGLGAASVGRAALPVLADIQGRGDAAHARAMALKWSVAMLVIGAVAVLVGWWLAPWIVSLLFERGAFTAQNTVVVAHALRWGLLQLPFFFGVLILVQLLASQNRYGWMATIAVLNFGVKAVMNAVLAPRMGVAGIMLATSLMYAMSYAGYLVLALRVRPSRATAKKRQDP; encoded by the coding sequence ATGCGTTCCCTGAGACATCGGCTGACGAACCTGCACGCCGATCACCGGCGCATTGCCTTGGGGGCGGCGCGCGTCGCCTTCTTCCTGTTGATGGGCAAGGCCGTGGGCGCGTTCAAGGAAATGGCGGTGGCCTACCGCTACGGGATCAGCGAGGTGGTGGATGCCTACCAGTTCACGCTGACCCTGGCGAACTGGCTGCCCGTCACGCTGGTGGGCGCCTGCTCCGTGGTGCTCATTCCCGCTCTGGTGCGCAGCCGCCAGGGCGAATCCGCCCGGCATGGCCGCTTTCTGAGTGAACTGCAGGCCTGGACCCTGGGGCTGGGTGCTGTCATCGCCCTGGCGCTGGTGCTGGCCTGGCCGCTGGTGCTGGATGTCGCCGGACAGGGGCTGACGCCCGCCGTGCGGGACATGAGCAGCCTGCTCATCCTGGGTTTCGCCCCGGCGGCGCTCTTCACGGTCTGGACCGGCCTGAGCGCCGCCCGGCTGCGCGCCCACGAGCGCCACATCAATACGCTGCTCGACAGCGTCCCGGCGCTGATGATCCTGGTCTGGGTGCTCGCGGCGCCTGCTGGGGCCGGTGTGATGCCGCTGCTGTGGGGGACGCTGCTCGGGTATGCCCTGCAGTCGTTCCTACAGGCGCGGCTGGCGCGACGCGCCGACGGTGTGCCGGCCTGGCCGCGCCTGAGCCGCCAGGCCCCGCAGTGGTCCAGCCTCGCAGCGGCGGCCGGCATCATGCTGGTGGGTCAGCTCGCCATGAGCTTCGTCGGGCCGATCGATCAGTACACCGCCGCGCAGCTGGGCCAGAATGCCAATGCGACGCTCGGCTATGCCGCGCGGCTGCTGTCCCTGATGATCGGTCTGGGTGCCGCTTCCGTCGGGCGGGCCGCGCTGCCGGTGCTGGCGGACATCCAGGGCAGGGGCGACGCCGCCCATGCGCGCGCCATGGCGCTGAAGTGGTCCGTCGCCATGCTGGTGATAGGCGCCGTGGCGGTCCTGGTCGGCTGGTGGCTGGCCCCCTGGATCGTGTCGCTGCTCTTCGAGCGCGGTGCCTTCACCGCACAGAATACGGTGGTCGTGGCGCATGCCTTGCGCTGGGGGCTCTTGCAGCTGCCGTTTTTTTTCGGGGTGCTGATCCTGGTGCAATTGCTCGCCAGTCAGAACCGCTATGGTTGGATGGCGACGATCGCCGTTCTGAATTTCGGAGTGAAGGCCGTGATGAACGCCGTGCTTGCGCCGCGTATGGGGGTGGCTGGCATTATGTTGGCGACCAGTCTCATGTATGCCATGTCCTATGCCGGCTATCTGGTGCTGGCGCTGCGGGTGCGCCCCAGCCGGGCAACCGCGAAGAAAAGGCAGGACCCATGA
- the coq7 gene encoding 2-polyprenyl-3-methyl-6-methoxy-1,4-benzoquinone monooxygenase, translating into MDQTNTPWRRRSGWLDRLLAEAGRALQVLDGTVSHERANPAGPVAADDPVLSPREARHAAGLMRVNHVGEICAQALYRGQALSCRDDRIRGVLLRAAAEEVDHLAWCRQRLDELHSRPSLLNPVWYLGSFGLGVVASRAGIPYNLGFMAETERQVEEHLDGHLAALPGQDRRSRQVVTQMRDDEIGHRTTAEDHGAVPLPALARGAMRLMSRVMTTTAYRI; encoded by the coding sequence ATGGATCAGACGAACACACCGTGGCGGCGCCGGTCGGGATGGCTGGATCGCCTGCTGGCGGAAGCCGGGCGCGCGCTGCAGGTGCTCGATGGCACTGTGTCTCATGAACGCGCCAATCCCGCAGGGCCGGTTGCGGCCGATGATCCGGTCCTGTCGCCTCGCGAGGCCCGGCATGCCGCCGGTCTGATGCGCGTCAATCACGTCGGCGAGATCTGCGCCCAGGCCCTGTACCGGGGCCAGGCTCTGTCGTGCCGTGATGACCGTATCCGTGGCGTGCTGTTGCGGGCGGCGGCCGAAGAGGTCGATCATCTGGCCTGGTGCCGCCAGCGTCTGGACGAACTGCACAGCCGGCCCAGCCTGCTGAACCCGGTGTGGTATCTGGGGTCTTTCGGCCTGGGAGTGGTGGCCAGCCGTGCCGGGATTCCCTATAACCTGGGATTCATGGCAGAAACCGAACGCCAGGTCGAGGAACATCTCGATGGCCATCTGGCGGCGCTGCCCGGGCAGGACCGGCGTTCCCGCCAGGTGGTGACGCAGATGCGCGACGATGAGATCGGTCACCGGACGACCGCTGAAGACCACGGCGCGGTGCCGCTGCCCGCCCTGGCCCGGGGCGCCATGCGCCTGATGTCGCGGGTCATGACGACCACGGCCTACCGGATTTGA
- the gabD gene encoding NADP-dependent succinate-semialdehyde dehydrogenase, with product MMLALKKPDLLRQQAYVNGQWCAADSGEVIQVGNPATGEIIGSVPCMGAAETRRAIEGAQAAWGAWRAMTAKQRAVILRRWFDLMTAHAQDLAVIMTAEQGKPLAESRGEIAYGAAFLEWFAEEGKRAYGDVIPTFAADRRIVVTKEPIGVCAAITPWNFPSSMITRKAGAALAAGCPLVVKPAEQTPFSALALAVLAEEAGVPAGVFSVLTGDAPAIGGEMTGNDLVRKVSFTGSTEVGRLLMRQCAPSIKKLSLELGGNAPFIVFEDADLDAAVDGAIASKYRNAGQTCVCTNRFYVQDSVYDAFSRKLVDAVGKLRVGNGLEDGVTQGPLIDAAAVDKVQDHIADAVAKGGRLLTGGRPHALGHTFFEPTVLADATSDMKIAREETFGPLAPLFRFRTDDEVVSMANATEYGLAAYFYSRDISRVWRVAEALEYGMVGINTGLISNEAVPFGGVKQSGLGREGSHYGLDDYLVVKYLCMAIG from the coding sequence ATGATGTTGGCATTGAAGAAACCGGATCTGCTGCGGCAGCAGGCCTACGTCAACGGCCAGTGGTGCGCCGCGGACTCGGGCGAGGTCATCCAGGTCGGCAACCCCGCCACGGGCGAAATCATCGGCAGCGTTCCCTGCATGGGGGCGGCCGAGACCCGCCGCGCGATCGAAGGCGCCCAGGCGGCCTGGGGGGCGTGGCGCGCCATGACGGCCAAGCAGCGTGCCGTCATCCTGCGGCGCTGGTTCGACCTGATGACGGCCCATGCGCAGGATCTGGCGGTCATCATGACCGCCGAACAGGGCAAGCCCCTGGCGGAATCCCGGGGCGAGATCGCCTATGGCGCCGCCTTCCTGGAATGGTTCGCCGAAGAAGGAAAACGGGCGTATGGCGACGTGATCCCCACCTTCGCGGCGGATAGGCGCATCGTGGTGACGAAGGAACCGATCGGCGTCTGCGCGGCGATCACGCCCTGGAATTTTCCTTCGTCCATGATCACCCGCAAGGCGGGCGCCGCACTGGCCGCGGGCTGCCCCCTGGTCGTCAAGCCGGCCGAGCAGACGCCGTTCTCGGCCCTGGCGCTGGCCGTTCTGGCCGAGGAAGCGGGCGTGCCTGCCGGGGTGTTTTCCGTGCTGACGGGCGACGCGCCGGCGATCGGCGGCGAGATGACGGGAAATGATCTCGTGCGCAAGGTATCGTTCACCGGCTCGACCGAAGTCGGGCGGCTGCTGATGCGCCAGTGCGCCCCGTCGATCAAAAAGCTCTCGCTGGAACTGGGGGGCAACGCGCCCTTTATCGTGTTCGAGGACGCCGACCTGGATGCCGCGGTCGACGGCGCCATCGCCAGCAAGTACCGCAATGCCGGGCAGACTTGCGTCTGCACGAACCGGTTCTACGTGCAAGATTCGGTCTACGACGCCTTCAGCCGGAAACTGGTCGATGCGGTCGGGAAACTGCGTGTGGGCAACGGCCTGGAAGACGGCGTCACACAGGGGCCCCTGATCGACGCCGCGGCGGTCGACAAGGTCCAGGATCACATTGCCGATGCCGTGGCCAAGGGCGGACGGCTCCTGACCGGTGGGCGGCCCCATGCGCTGGGCCACACCTTCTTCGAGCCCACCGTACTGGCCGATGCGACGTCGGACATGAAAATCGCCCGCGAGGAAACCTTCGGCCCTCTGGCGCCCCTGTTCCGCTTCCGCACGGACGACGAGGTCGTCTCGATGGCGAACGCCACGGAATACGGGTTGGCCGCCTATTTCTACAGCCGCGACATCAGCCGGGTCTGGCGGGTCGCCGAGGCGCTGGAATACGGCATGGTGGGCATCAACACCGGATTGATCTCCAACGAGGCGGTGCCATTCGGCGGGGTCAAGCAATCGGGCCTGGGCCGCGAGGGCTCGCATTACGGGCTGGACGACTATCTGGTCGTGAAGTATCTGTGCATGGCGATCGGCTGA
- a CDS encoding glycosyltransferase, protein MSWPIIGIVAFVVGGLIVVSERWHGRFTGDTDLHKPQAMHTRAAPRVGGLAVVAGSLAGLLVLGPRNMTLTWLWPALFVAALPVFVAGLLEDITKEIGSGKRLLAAFVSAGIAWWVLGGVSRVGLSWADALLSSWPIISLIFTMVAVGGCTHALNIVDGMNGLAGMIATLMAVSLALVALQVQDVPIFLISTALAAATLGFLVWNFPFGRVFLGDGGAYFLGFMLAELAVQLVVRNPGVSPFYALAVLFYPVFETLFSIWRRKFKRGVPVDQPDALHLHQLVFRRLVRVTFSRDRRHAVPALCNAMTSPYLWVLALIGLVPATLWWDNAWILCLSMGVFAGVYIWLYIRLVTWRRPRWLLLPSLGRRSRHD, encoded by the coding sequence CTGAGCTGGCCAATCATCGGGATTGTGGCCTTCGTGGTGGGAGGCCTGATCGTCGTTTCCGAACGCTGGCACGGCCGCTTCACCGGCGACACCGATCTGCACAAGCCTCAGGCCATGCACACACGGGCCGCACCGCGCGTGGGCGGGCTTGCGGTCGTGGCGGGCAGTCTGGCCGGCCTGCTGGTGCTGGGGCCGCGCAACATGACGCTGACCTGGTTGTGGCCCGCGCTGTTCGTGGCCGCATTGCCGGTGTTCGTCGCCGGGCTGCTGGAAGACATCACCAAGGAAATCGGTTCCGGCAAACGTCTGCTGGCTGCTTTCGTGTCGGCCGGAATCGCCTGGTGGGTGCTGGGCGGCGTCTCGCGGGTCGGCTTGTCCTGGGCGGATGCGCTGTTGTCCAGCTGGCCGATCATTTCGCTGATCTTCACGATGGTGGCGGTCGGGGGCTGCACGCATGCGCTGAACATTGTCGACGGCATGAACGGCCTGGCCGGGATGATCGCCACCCTGATGGCGGTGTCCCTGGCGCTGGTCGCGCTGCAGGTCCAGGATGTACCGATCTTTCTCATCTCCACGGCGCTGGCGGCGGCGACGCTGGGCTTCCTGGTCTGGAACTTTCCGTTCGGCCGGGTGTTCCTGGGCGACGGCGGCGCGTATTTCCTGGGATTCATGCTGGCCGAACTGGCGGTGCAACTGGTCGTGCGTAACCCGGGCGTCTCGCCCTTCTATGCGTTGGCCGTACTGTTCTATCCGGTGTTCGAAACCCTGTTTTCCATCTGGCGACGCAAATTCAAGCGCGGGGTGCCGGTCGATCAGCCCGACGCCTTGCACCTGCATCAACTGGTGTTTCGCCGCCTGGTGCGGGTCACGTTCAGCCGCGATCGCCGCCATGCGGTGCCCGCCCTGTGCAACGCCATGACTTCACCTTATCTGTGGGTGCTGGCCCTGATCGGGTTGGTGCCGGCCACCCTCTGGTGGGACAACGCCTGGATCCTGTGCCTGAGCATGGGTGTTTTTGCCGGGGTCTACATCTGGCTCTACATCCGCCTGGTCACCTGGCGACGCCCCCGCTGGCTGTTGCTGCCTTCCCTGGGACGGCGCAGCCGGCATGATTAA
- a CDS encoding IclR family transcriptional regulator translates to MTLEKPTAPAVARATAILDLMARSGSPLSLAELAKTLRLPKSSLHGLCATLEQQNLITRLEGGQMTLGPHVMMWANAFLSRLDITQEFFASWDDMRVLPEETITLSVRDGPEVVYIACRNGKHPLGLTFHAGMRLPAVYTATGLAILSTLPDSAVRKLHNTNGAGWPPPLTDQGLRDTDALIAELQRVRQRGYSTDCEAVRDGMYCYGAPVFDSRHPEAVAGVAVSIRSLEINPAREAQAGQAIRQLADRLSERLGAWKNR, encoded by the coding sequence ATGACTCTGGAAAAACCGACCGCGCCGGCCGTCGCGCGGGCCACCGCCATCCTGGACCTGATGGCACGTTCAGGCAGCCCCCTGTCCCTGGCGGAACTGGCCAAAACCCTGCGCTTGCCCAAAAGCAGCCTGCACGGCTTGTGCGCCACGCTGGAACAGCAGAACCTGATCACACGCCTGGAAGGCGGACAGATGACGCTCGGCCCCCACGTGATGATGTGGGCGAACGCGTTTCTGTCCCGGCTGGACATCACACAGGAATTTTTTGCGTCCTGGGACGACATGCGCGTGCTTCCGGAAGAAACCATCACGCTGTCGGTCCGAGACGGACCCGAGGTGGTCTACATCGCCTGCCGCAACGGCAAACACCCCCTGGGGCTGACCTTTCATGCCGGCATGCGGCTGCCGGCGGTCTATACCGCCACCGGGCTGGCCATCCTCAGCACCCTGCCCGACTCGGCCGTGCGCAAGCTGCACAACACCAATGGCGCCGGCTGGCCGCCCCCCCTGACCGACCAGGGGCTGCGCGACACCGATGCTCTGATTGCCGAACTGCAGCGCGTGCGCCAGCGCGGCTATTCGACCGATTGCGAGGCGGTGCGCGACGGCATGTATTGCTATGGAGCGCCTGTCTTCGATTCCCGCCACCCCGAGGCGGTGGCGGGCGTGGCGGTCAGCATCCGCTCACTCGAAATCAATCCGGCCCGGGAAGCACAGGCCGGACAAGCCATTCGTCAACTGGCCGATCGCCTGTCCGAGCGCCTGGGCGCCTGGAAAAACAGATAA
- a CDS encoding SDR family oxidoreductase gives MSTRYDAARAELQASPRTWLVTGCAGFIGSNLLETLLGLDQVVVGLDNFATGYQHNLDEVRAQVTPAQWSRFRFIEGDIRDPDTCGGAVEGVRHVLHQAALGSVPRSLKDPITSNAVNVGGQLNMLVAARDAQVQSFVYAASSSTYGDHPGLPKVEDRIGKPLSPYAVTKLVNELYADVFARAYGFQTVGLRYFNVFGKRQDPDGAYAAVIPKWVSSMIRDQEVIINGDGETSRDFCYIDNVVQANLLASLAGPGGVNQVYNVAFNARTSLNELFTYLRDILGRNGVAYGREPRHGDFRAGDVRHSQADISKARDLLGYEPRFDILGGLERAMPWYIQFLR, from the coding sequence ATGAGTACACGTTATGATGCCGCTCGCGCGGAATTGCAGGCCAGCCCCCGCACCTGGCTGGTCACCGGTTGCGCCGGATTCATCGGGTCTAACCTGCTGGAAACCCTGCTCGGCCTGGACCAGGTCGTCGTGGGCCTGGACAATTTTGCCACCGGCTACCAGCACAATCTGGATGAGGTGCGTGCGCAGGTCACGCCGGCGCAGTGGTCGCGCTTTCGCTTCATCGAAGGCGATATCCGCGATCCGGACACTTGCGGGGGTGCGGTCGAAGGCGTCCGGCACGTGCTGCATCAGGCCGCGCTGGGCTCGGTGCCGCGTTCCCTGAAGGATCCGATCACCAGCAATGCCGTCAACGTCGGTGGCCAGCTCAACATGCTGGTGGCGGCACGGGACGCCCAGGTGCAATCCTTCGTGTACGCGGCATCCAGTTCGACCTACGGCGACCACCCCGGTCTGCCCAAGGTCGAGGACCGCATCGGCAAGCCGCTGTCGCCCTATGCCGTGACCAAACTTGTCAACGAACTGTACGCGGACGTCTTTGCCCGCGCCTACGGCTTCCAGACGGTTGGCCTGCGCTACTTCAATGTTTTCGGCAAGCGCCAGGATCCGGACGGCGCCTATGCCGCCGTGATCCCGAAGTGGGTCTCCTCCATGATCCGTGACCAGGAGGTCATCATCAACGGCGACGGCGAGACCAGCCGCGACTTCTGCTACATCGACAACGTCGTGCAGGCCAATCTGCTGGCCTCGCTGGCCGGGCCGGGGGGCGTCAATCAGGTCTACAACGTGGCGTTCAATGCGCGTACCAGCCTGAACGAACTCTTCACCTACCTGCGCGACATCCTGGGGCGCAATGGGGTGGCCTACGGGCGCGAGCCGCGCCATGGCGATTTCCGCGCGGGCGACGTGCGCCATTCGCAGGCCGACATCTCCAAGGCCCGTGACCTGCTGGGCTACGAGCCGCGCTTCGACATCCTCGGCGGTCTGGAACGGGCCATGCCCTGGTACATCCAGTTCCTGCGATGA
- a CDS encoding SCO family protein produces MRWILSLVLALVAGIGTLYGLTDGFTVLTAEAARRQAVAAQPQPVPAAHVLDSAGGVDLLTRNLRDDGRVAIVNFFYTRCVALCLAQGSLTERLQQAIEAEGLQHRIRLISISFDPRDQARDLARYAVRMGADTTVWQFLSFTQPAQRDAVLDLFGIMVVPAPLGEFEHNAAFHIVTPDGRLARIVDLDDPGWALNAAKSFMTSASGTVEPKAAVRGGSVEPDGSRPAPAAADTRSAGTQPAPTGRQP; encoded by the coding sequence ATGCGGTGGATTTTGTCACTGGTGCTGGCCCTGGTGGCGGGCATCGGGACGCTGTACGGCCTGACGGATGGCTTCACCGTCCTGACGGCCGAGGCCGCCCGGCGCCAGGCGGTGGCCGCGCAGCCCCAGCCCGTGCCGGCGGCGCATGTGCTGGACTCCGCCGGTGGGGTCGATTTGCTCACCCGTAATCTGCGGGACGACGGCCGCGTGGCGATCGTCAACTTCTTCTATACGCGCTGTGTCGCCTTGTGTCTGGCACAGGGATCCCTGACCGAGCGCCTGCAGCAGGCGATCGAGGCCGAGGGGCTGCAGCACCGGATCCGGCTCATCAGCATCAGTTTCGATCCGCGTGACCAGGCCCGGGACCTGGCCCGGTATGCGGTCCGGATGGGGGCCGATACCACTGTCTGGCAGTTCCTGTCCTTTACCCAGCCCGCTCAGCGCGATGCGGTGCTGGACCTGTTCGGGATCATGGTTGTGCCCGCGCCGCTGGGCGAATTCGAGCACAACGCCGCGTTTCACATCGTGACGCCGGATGGGCGTCTGGCCCGCATCGTGGATCTGGATGATCCGGGCTGGGCCCTGAACGCCGCCAAGTCCTTCATGACTTCCGCGTCGGGAACCGTCGAACCCAAAGCGGCTGTGCGCGGCGGGTCCGTGGAGCCTGACGGTTCGCGGCCTGCGCCTGCCGCTGCCGACACACGATCCGCAGGCACGCAGCCAGCCCCGACCGGGAGACAGCCATGA
- the tviB gene encoding Vi polysaccharide biosynthesis UDP-N-acetylglucosamine C-6 dehydrogenase TviB gives MNIQDVRLAVVGLGYVGLPLAVEFGKQREVLGFDINARRIEELRAGRDHTLEVPGPELAEAAHLRYSADPAELAAANVFIVTVPTPIDEYKQPDLTPLERASETIGRILKRGDVVIYESTVYPGATEEVCVPVLEQTSGLKFNVDFYAGYSPERINPGDKQHRVSTIRKVTSGSTPEVADLVDTLYRQIITAGTHKAPSIKVAEAAKVIENTQRDVNIALINELALIFNRMGIDTLDVLQAAGTKWNFLPFRPGLVGGHCIGVDPYYLTHKAQAIGYHPEIILAGRRLNDSMGGYVVSQLVKAMTKRRIQVQGSHVLVMGLTFKENCPDLRNTRVVDIVRELGEYSIDVDVYDPWVDPAEAQHEYGITPVSKLMPGAYDGVILAVAHEQFAAMGAAAIRALGKSEHVLYDLKYLLAADESDLRL, from the coding sequence ATGAACATTCAAGACGTCCGTCTGGCTGTCGTCGGTCTGGGTTATGTGGGCCTGCCGCTGGCCGTCGAGTTTGGCAAGCAGCGCGAGGTCTTGGGCTTCGACATCAACGCGCGGCGCATCGAAGAATTGCGCGCCGGGCGTGATCACACCCTCGAAGTCCCGGGCCCTGAACTGGCCGAGGCCGCGCATCTGCGCTATTCGGCCGATCCAGCCGAACTGGCCGCCGCCAATGTGTTCATCGTGACCGTCCCGACTCCCATCGACGAGTACAAGCAGCCCGACCTGACCCCGCTGGAGCGCGCCAGCGAGACCATCGGCCGCATCCTGAAGCGTGGCGACGTCGTCATCTACGAATCGACCGTCTATCCGGGCGCCACCGAGGAAGTCTGCGTGCCCGTGCTGGAGCAGACCTCGGGCCTGAAGTTCAATGTCGATTTTTACGCGGGCTACAGCCCCGAGCGCATCAACCCGGGCGACAAGCAGCATCGCGTGTCCACGATCCGCAAGGTCACCTCGGGCTCGACGCCGGAAGTCGCCGACCTGGTGGACACCCTGTATCGCCAGATCATCACGGCCGGCACGCACAAGGCGCCGTCCATCAAGGTCGCCGAGGCCGCCAAGGTCATCGAAAACACGCAGCGCGACGTGAACATCGCCCTCATCAACGAGCTGGCGCTGATCTTCAACCGCATGGGCATCGATACGCTGGACGTCCTGCAGGCGGCCGGCACGAAATGGAATTTCCTGCCCTTCCGTCCCGGGCTGGTCGGGGGCCACTGCATCGGTGTGGATCCCTACTACCTGACGCACAAGGCGCAGGCGATCGGCTACCACCCGGAAATCATCCTGGCGGGTCGCCGGCTGAACGATTCCATGGGCGGCTATGTCGTCTCGCAGCTGGTCAAGGCGATGACCAAGCGCCGCATCCAGGTGCAGGGTTCGCATGTACTGGTCATGGGGCTGACCTTCAAGGAAAACTGCCCCGACCTGCGCAATACCCGCGTGGTGGACATCGTGCGCGAACTGGGCGAATACAGCATCGACGTGGATGTGTACGACCCCTGGGTCGATCCGGCCGAGGCGCAGCACGAATACGGCATCACGCCGGTGTCCAAGCTGATGCCCGGCGCCTATGACGGCGTCATCCTGGCGGTCGCCCACGAGCAGTTCGCCGCCATGGGCGCCGCCGCGATCCGCGCCCTGGGCAAGTCCGAGCATGTGCTGTACGACCTGAAGTACTTGCTGGCTGCCGACGAATCCGACTTGCGTCTCTGA
- a CDS encoding c-type cytochrome produces the protein MSNKFTQQRREQPEPHEGSRPVPKIVLTVIALLFIWAVYHLAVSYTPMPPSVGDDRVAADFAVPVTADGGQLYTANCVACHQASGAGVPGVFPPLAKSEWVDAADASIMVRIVLHGIHGPLTVEGAKYNGEMPHFQDKFSNEELAAIISHVRTSFGNSASKIDAAFVAKVREETKGQTIPWKGDEDLRPLLGK, from the coding sequence ATGAGCAACAAGTTCACTCAGCAGCGTCGTGAACAGCCGGAACCTCACGAAGGCAGCCGGCCAGTTCCCAAGATCGTACTGACGGTCATCGCCCTCCTGTTCATCTGGGCGGTGTATCACCTGGCGGTCAGCTATACCCCGATGCCGCCCTCAGTCGGAGACGATCGGGTGGCAGCCGACTTTGCCGTGCCCGTGACGGCCGACGGCGGTCAGCTGTACACCGCCAACTGCGTGGCCTGTCACCAGGCCAGCGGGGCCGGTGTCCCGGGGGTGTTCCCGCCGCTGGCCAAGTCCGAATGGGTCGATGCGGCCGATGCCAGCATCATGGTGCGCATCGTGTTGCACGGCATCCATGGTCCGCTGACCGTCGAAGGCGCAAAATACAACGGCGAGATGCCGCATTTCCAGGATAAGTTCTCGAACGAGGAACTGGCCGCGATCATCAGCCATGTGCGTACCAGCTTTGGCAACTCCGCCTCCAAGATCGATGCCGCGTTCGTGGCCAAGGTCCGCGAGGAAACCAAGGGGCAGACCATCCCCTGGAAGGGCGACGAAGATCTGCGTCCGCTGCTGGGCAAATAA